One genomic segment of Mycolicibacterium psychrotolerans includes these proteins:
- a CDS encoding SDR family NAD(P)-dependent oxidoreductase gives MQGFAGKVAVVTGAGSGIGQALAIELGRSGAHVAISDIDTEGLAATEERLIAIGARVKADRLDVTEREAFSAYADSVVAHFDKVNQIYNNAGIAYTGDVEMTDFKDIERVVDVDYWGVVNGTMLFLPHLIASGDGHVINISSVFGLLGMPGQAAYCSAKFAVRGFTESLSLEMAIAGHPVKVTSVHPGGIKTAIARNMTTADGLDKVTLAKDFDTQMAKLSPEKAAHIILDGVRRRKARVLVGSDAKTLDIAVRVAASGLQRFLPRVLARANHPMPRQ, from the coding sequence ATGCAGGGCTTCGCCGGGAAAGTCGCCGTCGTGACGGGTGCGGGATCCGGTATCGGGCAGGCCCTGGCCATCGAACTGGGCCGCTCCGGGGCGCACGTGGCGATCAGCGACATCGACACAGAGGGACTGGCGGCCACCGAGGAGCGCCTCATAGCCATCGGCGCTCGAGTGAAAGCGGACCGTCTCGACGTCACTGAGCGGGAGGCCTTCAGCGCCTACGCCGACAGCGTCGTCGCGCACTTCGACAAGGTCAACCAGATCTACAACAACGCTGGTATCGCATACACGGGTGACGTCGAGATGACCGACTTCAAGGACATCGAACGCGTCGTCGACGTCGATTACTGGGGCGTGGTAAACGGAACCATGCTCTTTCTTCCGCATCTGATCGCGTCCGGCGACGGCCATGTCATCAACATCTCCAGCGTCTTCGGCCTCCTCGGCATGCCCGGCCAAGCCGCCTACTGTTCGGCAAAGTTCGCAGTCCGCGGTTTCACCGAATCGCTGAGCCTGGAAATGGCCATCGCGGGGCATCCCGTCAAGGTCACGAGCGTGCATCCCGGCGGCATCAAGACGGCAATCGCCCGCAACATGACCACCGCCGATGGGCTAGACAAAGTCACCCTGGCAAAAGATTTCGATACACAGATGGCGAAGTTGAGCCCGGAGAAGGCAGCGCACATCATCCTCGACGGCGTCCGCCGCAGGAAGGCCAGAGTGCTTGTCGGCAGCGACGCGAAGACCCTCGACATTGCGGTCCGCGTTGCCGCGTCGGGCCTCCAGCGATTTCTGCCGAGGGTGCTCGCCCGCGCAAACCACCCGATGCCGCGGCAGTGA
- a CDS encoding ABC transporter permease, which yields MRTNVATELAPRPPTSPVQQWWVLTIRMVIPSLRNGEVVTLIAGSIMFTIGFYIPLKEMTGAATGMSSYAQFLTPMVVIVAITFAAVSAAFRSASDAGLGINRRFKTMPIPSLVPLASRMSASVYRCTVAMAVSLACGHVIGFRFHNGFWYLAAFCGLSLLVGIALSLLGDFIGISTENPEATTHLILLPQLIFGFLSVGVQPVERFPDWIQPFVRNQPVSQFVYALRALAGDTSPTVPAATWSVIGPALLWAIGIIVALIPLHARIAARRQ from the coding sequence GTGAGGACGAACGTCGCCACCGAACTGGCCCCTCGGCCGCCTACCAGCCCGGTTCAGCAGTGGTGGGTACTGACCATCCGCATGGTGATCCCGTCGCTGCGCAACGGCGAGGTCGTAACGCTGATCGCTGGCTCCATCATGTTCACGATCGGGTTCTACATCCCGCTGAAGGAGATGACCGGCGCTGCCACCGGTATGAGCAGCTACGCGCAGTTCCTCACCCCCATGGTGGTGATCGTCGCGATCACGTTCGCCGCGGTGTCTGCGGCCTTCAGGTCGGCCAGCGACGCCGGATTGGGAATCAATCGGCGATTCAAGACGATGCCGATTCCGTCCTTGGTGCCACTCGCGTCCCGGATGTCAGCGAGCGTGTATCGCTGCACAGTGGCGATGGCTGTCTCTCTGGCGTGCGGTCACGTCATCGGATTTCGCTTCCACAATGGCTTCTGGTACCTCGCCGCTTTTTGCGGTCTGTCGCTGCTTGTCGGTATTGCGTTGTCGTTGCTGGGTGACTTCATAGGGATTTCCACCGAGAATCCCGAGGCGACAACCCACCTCATCTTGCTGCCGCAGCTGATTTTCGGGTTTCTCTCGGTGGGAGTCCAGCCCGTCGAACGGTTCCCGGATTGGATCCAACCTTTCGTGCGTAACCAGCCTGTGTCGCAGTTCGTCTACGCGCTGCGCGCGCTGGCTGGTGATACGTCGCCGACGGTGCCGGCGGCTACGTGGTCGGTGATCGGACCAGCGTTGCTGTGGGCAATTGGAATCATCGTCGCTCTGATCCCCTTGCACGCCCGCATTGCCGCGAGGCGGCAATGA
- a CDS encoding class I SAM-dependent methyltransferase gives MTNKVSVDLTGPAKTMLSTLYLKALDADFDEPVLGDRFARSAIERIDFNWDDLGIGSSWAPLLTVRTAQYDIWAHQFLAAHANATVVHVGCGMDTRVFRIDPGTGVQWYDVDFPGVIDLREKVYPSRPNYHLVASSATDPAWLDRIPADRPLLFLAEGMSMYLTEDQGIALLRRVTERFSSGEVQIDFFNWLAIKSQKTQTLVRRSNSTLHWAVNRPDDILGQVPALRLLAATTFFGASTFERVSGPFKVARQVVRLIPPLRDSLQYHRYAFGSPD, from the coding sequence GTGACGAACAAAGTTTCCGTCGACTTGACCGGTCCGGCGAAGACCATGCTATCCACTCTTTACCTCAAGGCATTGGACGCCGACTTCGACGAACCAGTGCTCGGTGACCGGTTTGCCAGAAGCGCCATCGAACGCATCGATTTCAACTGGGACGACCTCGGGATCGGGAGCAGTTGGGCGCCGTTGCTGACGGTGCGCACCGCACAGTACGACATCTGGGCTCATCAGTTCCTCGCCGCCCACGCGAACGCCACCGTGGTCCACGTCGGATGCGGTATGGATACCAGGGTTTTTCGCATCGACCCCGGTACCGGGGTGCAGTGGTATGACGTCGACTTCCCGGGCGTGATCGACCTGCGCGAGAAGGTCTATCCGAGCCGGCCCAACTACCATCTCGTCGCCAGCTCGGCCACCGATCCAGCTTGGCTCGACCGGATCCCCGCGGACCGGCCGCTGCTCTTCCTCGCCGAAGGGATGAGCATGTACCTGACCGAGGACCAGGGCATAGCCTTGCTGCGCCGCGTGACCGAACGCTTCAGCTCCGGCGAAGTGCAGATCGATTTCTTCAACTGGTTGGCCATCAAGTCGCAGAAGACCCAAACGCTGGTTCGGCGCTCTAATTCGACACTGCACTGGGCGGTGAACCGTCCCGACGACATCCTCGGCCAGGTTCCCGCGCTGCGGTTGCTGGCGGCGACAACGTTCTTCGGCGCCAGCACGTTCGAGCGCGTCTCGGGTCCGTTCAAGGTGGCCCGGCAGGTGGTGCGCCTGATCCCGCCTCTGCGTGATTCCCTGCAATATCACCGCTACGCGTTCGGCTCGCCCGACTGA
- a CDS encoding ATP-binding cassette domain-containing protein: MTGADKAVVVSDLKKSFGSVDALRGITFEVDRGEVLGLLGPNGAGKTTTVSILSTLTKPSSGRAVVAGHDVQKNPAGVRQSIMLTGQHVALDDMLTARENLTMFGRLRGLDKHQARTRSAELLDHFDLVSAADRSVSTFSGGMRRRIDIACGLVVRPDVVFLDEPTTGLDPRSRQSIWELVADFKDAGIATLLTTQYLEEADTLSDRIIVIDQGMIIAEGTADELKERTGGTFCEVVPRRLSDIGAMATALGPLLPNSNRAALGESADRISIPAPDGPATLMQALHLLDEADVELLDIALRRPSLDEVFLALTGQKAGVDTDDDDAVTRAKKEVAGGVS, translated from the coding sequence GTGACCGGCGCTGACAAGGCAGTCGTCGTCTCAGATTTGAAGAAGTCGTTCGGGTCTGTCGACGCGCTGCGCGGCATCACGTTCGAGGTCGACAGAGGTGAAGTGCTCGGTTTGCTCGGGCCTAACGGCGCGGGCAAGACCACAACCGTGAGCATCCTGTCGACGCTCACCAAACCGTCCAGCGGCCGCGCTGTGGTCGCCGGACATGATGTGCAGAAGAATCCGGCCGGCGTCCGGCAGTCGATCATGCTCACCGGTCAACACGTAGCACTCGACGATATGCTCACAGCCCGCGAGAACCTGACGATGTTTGGGCGGCTGCGCGGGTTGGACAAGCACCAGGCTCGCACGAGGTCGGCGGAACTGCTCGATCACTTTGATCTCGTCTCCGCCGCAGACCGAAGCGTCAGCACATTCTCGGGTGGGATGCGGCGCCGGATCGATATCGCGTGTGGGCTCGTCGTACGACCTGACGTCGTGTTCCTTGACGAGCCGACGACCGGTCTTGACCCTCGCAGTAGGCAGAGCATCTGGGAGCTGGTTGCCGACTTCAAAGACGCGGGCATCGCCACGCTGCTGACCACTCAGTACCTGGAGGAAGCCGACACACTGAGCGACCGGATCATCGTCATTGACCAGGGAATGATCATCGCCGAGGGAACGGCCGACGAGCTGAAGGAACGCACCGGCGGTACGTTCTGCGAGGTCGTGCCTCGGCGGCTCAGCGACATCGGAGCCATGGCTACTGCGCTGGGGCCGCTGCTGCCCAACAGCAACCGTGCCGCGCTTGGGGAAAGTGCCGACCGCATCTCCATCCCGGCGCCCGACGGCCCGGCCACTCTCATGCAGGCGCTGCACCTGCTCGACGAGGCAGACGTCGAGCTTCTCGACATCGCTCTTCGCCGCCCTTCGCTCGACGAGGTCTTCCTTGCGCTGACAGGCCAGAAGGCGGGTGTCGACACCGACGATGATGACGCTGTCACGCGTGCGAAGAAGGAAGTGGCGGGAGGCGTTTCGTGA
- a CDS encoding ABC transporter permease, which produces MTSTMSGGAAADTSVLGSANRAGRRLPGSGKHRLAQVWENSPRSLVRHTWVLTMRILRRWSRDFSTMSQSLAMPIVLLITLNIVFEDGVSQVTGESALYGSVPLIAMIGAMTGAITGAIGVMRERADGLLARLWVVPVHRAAGLLSRLVADAIRIFVTTVGIMCAGMIMGFRFERGLVSAMAWLFIPVIFGMAFSVIVFTLALYSANTIAVEATDLLAATTMFFCTGLVPLSQYPDWIQPVVEHQPVSYVVETMRGLSVGGPVLQPLLGTLAWSGGIIAVCAVPLALGYRKASTHG; this is translated from the coding sequence ATGACCTCCACCATGTCTGGCGGCGCCGCCGCGGACACCAGCGTCCTCGGATCGGCCAACCGCGCGGGTAGGCGACTGCCCGGCTCTGGCAAGCACCGCCTGGCGCAGGTATGGGAGAACTCGCCACGCAGCCTGGTACGGCACACCTGGGTGTTGACGATGCGCATCCTGCGCCGTTGGAGCCGCGACTTCTCGACGATGTCGCAGTCGTTGGCTATGCCCATTGTGTTGCTCATCACGCTGAACATCGTGTTCGAAGACGGCGTTTCGCAGGTCACGGGCGAGAGCGCGCTGTACGGCAGCGTGCCGCTGATCGCGATGATCGGCGCCATGACGGGCGCGATCACTGGCGCCATCGGCGTGATGCGTGAACGCGCGGACGGGCTGCTGGCCCGGCTGTGGGTGGTCCCCGTGCACCGAGCGGCCGGCTTGCTCTCGCGACTGGTCGCCGACGCCATCCGTATCTTCGTGACCACGGTCGGGATCATGTGCGCAGGAATGATCATGGGATTTCGCTTCGAGCGGGGGTTGGTGAGCGCTATGGCGTGGCTGTTCATCCCCGTCATCTTCGGAATGGCGTTCTCCGTGATCGTGTTCACGCTGGCCTTGTATTCGGCAAATACCATCGCGGTCGAGGCCACCGACCTCCTGGCCGCAACGACGATGTTCTTCTGCACCGGTCTGGTTCCCTTGAGTCAGTATCCGGATTGGATTCAGCCGGTCGTTGAACACCAGCCTGTCAGTTACGTGGTGGAAACCATGCGCGGCCTGTCGGTGGGCGGCCCTGTTCTGCAGCCGCTGCTCGGCACCCTGGCGTGGTCTGGGGGAATCATCGCGGTATGCGCTGTACCGTTGGCGCTCGGATATCGAAAGGCGAGCACGCACGGGTGA
- a CDS encoding phthiocerol/phthiodiolone dimycocerosyl transferase family protein, translated as MNVFPSSVIRKLARSEEMYAESHNFIGLGATARGSVDIEAMSVAFDTMLQAHPVLGGHLEKDADGRFAIVVDDLLHPGIEVIELDDADEPPPVFFDQSQALTYCRVLLRGDEAQIVLYIHHSLADGQHQFSLIEKMLANYTDLVTTGEMRPMSIQPAPDSLESVLADRGVEKKDRSGLERLMAAMFTYDLPPSRRAASDVTPPYPMRVPMVYCKLSASETERLIAFSRSQKLGLNGLLSAAILCAEWQLRKTPKIPVPYVYPVDLRYVLSPPVSATACTNPVGVATYLAEITDDTDPIDLARDIVETFRKDLSDGIIQQSMLHFSPQYVGNPPGMPDVVMFTDNGVIPPMRTPPDLELTASHGELYFQVSAGIEIYTSKIFNGQLMIEYHSHGAEPEKSIAAIEGLLKRFAAMALA; from the coding sequence ATGAACGTTTTTCCGTCATCGGTCATCCGTAAGCTCGCCCGCAGCGAGGAGATGTACGCGGAATCCCACAACTTCATCGGTTTGGGTGCCACGGCTCGCGGTTCCGTCGACATCGAGGCGATGTCGGTGGCGTTCGACACCATGCTGCAGGCTCACCCGGTATTGGGCGGTCACCTCGAGAAGGACGCCGACGGCCGGTTCGCCATCGTGGTGGACGATCTTCTCCATCCCGGAATCGAGGTGATCGAGCTCGACGACGCCGACGAACCGCCACCGGTGTTCTTCGATCAGAGCCAGGCGCTGACGTACTGCCGTGTCCTGTTGCGGGGTGACGAGGCTCAGATTGTTCTGTACATCCACCACAGCCTCGCCGACGGTCAGCACCAGTTCAGCCTGATCGAGAAGATGCTGGCCAACTACACCGATCTGGTCACCACCGGCGAGATGCGCCCGATGTCGATTCAGCCCGCTCCGGATTCGCTGGAATCCGTCCTGGCGGATCGCGGCGTGGAGAAGAAGGATCGCTCCGGACTCGAGCGGCTGATGGCGGCGATGTTCACCTATGACCTGCCGCCGTCACGACGCGCCGCATCCGACGTGACTCCGCCATATCCGATGCGCGTTCCGATGGTGTACTGCAAGCTCAGCGCCAGCGAGACCGAGAGGCTGATCGCATTCAGCCGATCTCAGAAGCTGGGCTTGAACGGTTTGTTGTCCGCCGCCATCCTCTGTGCCGAGTGGCAGTTGCGCAAAACGCCCAAGATCCCGGTTCCCTACGTCTATCCGGTGGATTTACGGTACGTTCTTTCGCCCCCGGTGTCGGCAACCGCGTGCACGAACCCGGTCGGGGTGGCGACCTATCTGGCCGAGATCACCGACGACACCGATCCGATCGACTTGGCTCGAGACATCGTCGAAACGTTCCGGAAGGATCTCAGTGACGGCATCATTCAACAGTCGATGCTGCACTTCAGCCCGCAGTACGTCGGCAACCCACCGGGGATGCCCGACGTCGTTATGTTCACCGACAATGGCGTCATCCCGCCAATGCGCACACCACCGGACCTCGAGCTCACGGCCAGCCACGGCGAGTTGTATTTTCAGGTCAGCGCCGGCATCGAGATCTACACCAGCAAGATCTTCAACGGCCAGTTGATGATCGAATACCATTCGCACGGCGCGGAACCGGAGAAATCGATTGCGGCCATCGAAGGCCTGTTGAAGCGCTTCGCCGCGATGGCGCTCGCCTAG